The genomic DNA ATGGGCGGATTGGGAGGAGATGCCAACAACATCGGCGTCGCTTCGACAAGACTACCAGACGGTCATCTGAAAAGGAGGAGATTCACTTCTTGACAACCGTTGTTGGGGCTGCTATACTATGTGCAATTGCACGATGACTGTGCATTTGCACGGCTTTCCTATCCTTCCAACCATGCCCGACCCCGACTTGCACGAACTGCTGGCAGAAGTGGCGTCGCTCTACTATGAGGAGGAGCGCACGCAAACCGAAATTGCGGCGCGGCTGGGATTGTCGCGAGTCAAGGTCTACCGCTTGCTCAAGCAGGCGCGCGAAGAACAAGTGGTGGCGATCGTGATCGATTGGCCGATCAAGCGCGATGCCCGGCTGGAACGCGAGCTGTGCCAGCGCTTCGGCCTCAGCGAGGCGCTGGTCATGCAGTCGATGTCGATGGAACAAGGCGCCAGCCTGCACCAATTGGGGCAGATGGCCGCCCGCTATTTGGAGCAGACGCTGCAAGATGGGGCGACGCTGACGGTTTGCCTGGGGCGCTCGACCTACGAGACGATCAATGCCATCCGCCCTGGCTTTCGCGCCCATGTGCATGTGGTTCCGGCCCTGGGCAGCATGCCCTTCGCCATGCACGAAATGGATAGTGGGGCGCTGGCGCGGAGGCTGGCGCAAAAGCTCGGTGGCGATGTCTTCGATCTGTCGGCGCCGGCCATGGCCGATAGCGCCGCCGCCGCCGGGGTGCTCCGCAGCCAGCGCGACATCAAACGGGCGCTGGAGGCGGCCGAGAATGCCGATCTGGCGCTGGTGGGCATCGGCAATCTCGATCCG from Caldilineales bacterium includes the following:
- a CDS encoding sugar-binding transcriptional regulator, with the protein product MPDPDLHELLAEVASLYYEEERTQTEIAARLGLSRVKVYRLLKQAREEQVVAIVIDWPIKRDARLERELCQRFGLSEALVMQSMSMEQGASLHQLGQMAARYLEQTLQDGATLTVCLGRSTYETINAIRPGFRAHVHVVPALGSMPFAMHEMDSGALARRLAQKLGGDVFDLSAPAMADSAAAAGVLRSQRDIKRALEAAENADLALVGIGNLDPVQSGFVKGGFMTPEGAKALVEAGAVGDIAGRIFSLDGRLHDNEFDERIIGIGLEALRRIPCTVAVALGLEKARAICGSLRSGVVKVLCSDDRTARAVLELENGDDR